The genome window TTCCCTTAGAAAATTCGGCCTGGTAAGGGATGAATCCCTCGTGCTTTCTGGTGACCTCTCTATTTTTCAATTGCCTGATGTCCTTCAATTTGTTGGTTCAAGTAAGCTAACAGGAAGACTCACGGCTTTCTCGGCTAAGTGTTCATCAGAGATTTATTTTGACAATGGCGATGTGGTGTGGGGCATTATGAGCAAAAGGGGATGGAGTGCAATTATGGGTGAGGACCTTGTGAAGGACAGGAGACTCTCAAGAAATGATGTTGACCGCGCCCTCGCAGTCTCAAAAAGAGATAGTATTCCGCTTGGAAGGGCACTTGTCCAGGAAGGTCTTTTATCAGAGCTGGAGTTAATGGAGAGGATGAAGAAGACAGTAGAGAATGTGGTTTATACAAGTATCAGAATTGAAAAGGGGAGGTTTTTCTTCGAGAGAATGCCTCTGCCTGACAGCCTTTCTGACATAACCTTCAGGATTGCAGTATCCACTCTAATCCTCGAAGGGGTAAGGCGTCTTGATGAGAGGCGTCTTGCAAGCCAGACGTTCAAAGAACCGGATGTTGTCTTTGTCAGGCTTATTACAGATGCCGAAGAGATTGAAAACGTTACCCTCGATAAGAAGGAGATGAATATTTTCCTCCTCATAAATGGTAAAAGGACCCTTACTGAAATTATTCAGGAAAGTGGTCTTGATGAGGGAGAAGTAAAGAGAATTCTATATACTCTTACAAAAGTAGGGCTTGTAAAAAAGAAATAAAGGAGGCGTTTATGGCGAGGATACTCATCGCGGATGATAGTGCAACAGACCTGGAAGTTATAAAAGGGGCATTGAAGGATACCCCTCACGAGCTGGTGACAGCAATGGATGGCCTGGAAACAGAGGCAAAGGTCAAAAGCGAGCATATTGATCTTATAATCCTTGACGTGGTAATGCCCAAAAAGAGTGGTTTTCAGATTTGCAGGGACTTAAAAATGGATGAGAAATATAAGAATATTCCAATAATTATGCTTACATCGAAGACGCAGGAGGGTGACAGATTCTGGGGCCTCAAACAGGGTGCAGACGAATATCTGACTAAACCCTTTGAACCAATAGACCTCCTCCTCGCTGTAAAGAAACACCTGAGTAAATGAACGAACAGATACAGCAAGAGACTCCCGAGGAAAGATTACCGAAGAATTACTGTGTTTTCCGTGTGGACAAAAAGGAGTTTACCCTGCTGCTGAGCGAGGTAAAGGAAATAGTTAAGATTCCTGAGATATTTCCCGTGCCTCTGGCCCCTGATTATGTAAGGGGGATTATCCAGTTGAGAGGAAGAATAATCCCTGTTGTGGATCTCTTACAGGTGTACGAGGCATATGATACAGGAGAGGTTAGGTCATCAACTGTAAAGGTGGTAATTGTGGTTGATGCAGGCAGGGGCCTCATAGGGTTTCTCTCAGAAGACCTTCCGAGCCTTGTTGATGAGATGAGCGGGGAAGGGATAGATATCGCTGAGTTTTTTGATGCCCTGAGGGTAAGGGAGACCTGATGCATTTTGATAGTTCAAGACTCGTTGATTTTTTCCTTGCCGAGGCATACGACCATATAAATATCCTCGAAAAGGGTATCTTGCAGCTCGAGGCAAATCCCCGGGATATAGCTCAGATAGAAGAGCTCTTCAGGTCAGCCCATACCATAAAAGGGTCTGCTGCTCTGGTGAAACTCAATGGTATCAGTAATGCAGCTCACAGGATGGAGGATATACTTGAAGGTGTTATGGGGGAAAGGATACCTGTTACACCCCAGTGTATAGAAGTGCTCCTTTACATCCTCGACACAATAAAGGAACTTATCAGGGGTGTCGGCTCGGGCAAAGAAGAGCCCGCGTCTTTAGGAGAGAAAATAGATTACATGATCAAAACCAAGATACAGGAAGTCGAGAAACCCGAAGAAGAGAGACGTGAACTTGGCAGAAGAAAAGAAGACAAGGAGCTTGTTGAGCACAAGTCCGTCAGGGTTGATGTCAGTAGAGTTGAGGAGATGATGAATCTCGTAGGGGAGCTGACGATAATAAAAAACCATTTATTTAAGAACGTCAAGAAAACAGATAAGCTTACAGATGAGGTGTTTGCGACAGGTGTAAGACTTCTAAGGGAGTTAACAAGTTTCTCGGATAGATATGCGTATTCCCTCCCGGAGTCTGTAAAATATACAGACACCCTCCTTTCAGATTTCCAGGAGCTCGAGTTTGACAGATACGATGAGCTCAACCTGTTTTCGAGAAAACTCCAGGAGATTACAAACGATATAAATGAGGCATTAAGGGAACTTGCTGCCACCTATGGAGACCTTGTGGCTTCTTTGAAAAATATAGATAAAGTTGTGGGTTTTCTGAAGGGAGAAGTTTCAGAGGTGAGGATGATTGAGATTGGTAAGCTCTTCCACAGGTTTACCCGTCCTGTGAGAGACATCGCTCTTGAATCTAATAAGAAGGTTGATTTTAATATTTCAGGCGGAGAGACCAAGGTTGACAAGCTGATCTTTGAAAAGCTCTTCGACCCCCTTCTGCACCTTGTCAGAAATGCCATTTATCATGGAATAGAACCTCCGCAGGAAAGGACAGAGGCAGGCAAAAAGGCTGAGGGAGATATTTCCCTTTCAGCGAGGAGGGAAGGTAACAACGTTGTTATCGAGCTAAGAGATGATGGAAGAGGTATAGATACTGAGAAGGTTCGCGAGGTTGCTGTTGAGAGGGGGATGTTCTCAGTTGATTATCCGCAATTAAGAAGACAAGATCTTATAGATATAATATTTACACCTGGCTTTACCACAACGGAGACGACCAATATGGTATCCGGTAGAGGGATTGGACTTAATGTGGTGAGGGAATATATATCTGCCCTCAACGGCCTTATTGAGGTGGATACAGAAAAGGGCGTTGGTACTACTTTCAGGCTGAAAGTACCGCTTTCTCTTATCATTGTTGATGTTGTGAGCTTTATGGCAGGGGGTATGGAATTTGTTGTGCCGGCAAGACTTGTAGAGGAAATCACTTACACAGGGGCGCATATGGACATCAACGAACCTGACTCTTTAAACTTTAGAGGGAGGAGAATCCCTGTTAAACTTCTGACAGATACCCTCGGTTTCAAGGACATTGCAACTGTTGGGAACAAACCTGTTCTTGTTGTGAATCTCGCGGGAAGGCTTGCAGGTATGATAGTTGATGAAATAGTGAGCCATGAGGAGACGGTTATAAAACCCCTCGGGAGGTTTCTTGAAGGCCTCACAATTTACTCAGGCGCCACAATATCAGGCGATGGGAAAGTCAGGGTTGTTATAAATCCCACAAAACTCTTTGAGGAAAAAATTCCAGTCTCTGAGATCGGGGCGGTTACAACTGCAGAGAAGGCTTATCAAGGCAGGAGAGTTCTGATTGTAGATGATTCTCTCAGTGTGAGAAAATATGTGAGCGGCTTCCTCGAGTCAAAGGACTTCAGGGTGTATACTGCCACTAACGGAATAGAAGCCTTAAAATTACTTGGCGAAAATGAGATCGACCTTATAATAACCGACCTTGAAATGCCGGTAATGCATGGTTATGAGCTGATAAACGAGCTAAGAAAGGAAGAGAAATTTCAAAACATTCCGGTGGTAGTCCTGACTTCAAGGGGCAGCGAAAAACACAGGGAAAAAGCTCTTTCACTCGGTGCAAAGGATTATCTGGTAAAACCCTTTGACGAAGATACCCTGATAGAAGTTGTAAGAAGAAACCTGTCTGCCTCCTTCCTCACATAAGATCCTTCGTTGCTTTGCTCCTCAGGATAACTAAAACCAAATGTTAAACGATATATTTGGTTTTAGTTATTTTAGAAGCTTACCTTTCCAGATATCTCTGGTTGTCCGGGTAGTTTAAATGTTCCAACTGCATCGAGGAGCCCTTTTGATGTCGCTGAGAGGCTCTCAGAAATGGACGAAGAGTCTTTTACCATTTTCAACATCTGCATGGATATCCTGTTCACCTCTTCCATTGCAATAACAACTTTAGCGGAAAGTCCCTTCTGATTGGTAGCAGTATCGTATATTTCCGAAATTATGCGACTTGTATTGTTAATAGCGTTTTTAATATCTTCAAATGCATCACCTGTATCTTTTGCTATATTAGTTCCATGCTCCACGAGCCTTGTTTCTTCCTCAAGGGTAGTGGTTACCTCACCTGCAACCAATTGGATGGCATTTATCACTTCACCTATCTGTTTTGTAGCTGATGCTGACCTGTCTGCAAGCTCCCTTATCTGTTCCGCGATAATAACAAATCCCTTGCCCTGTTCTCCGGCCCTTGCGGCTTCGATGGATGCATTCAGGGCGAGAAGGTTTGTCTGAAATGCAACATCACTGATCAGTTTTGATATGGTCTCTATCTCCATTAATCTCTCTGAAAGGTTTTTCATCTTTTTATTGATAGATTGAACTGTTACTCTTATAATCTGTATCCCATCAATACTTTCTGTAACGAGCTTGTCACCCTTTTCTGCAGCCCCTGAAGTTTCTGAAGATATATCCTGGGCAGTCTTTGTCTTTTCAGATATATCGATGATTGAGTTTATTGTTTCATCAACGTTTCCTGTAGCCTTTTTTACTTCTGCCATCTGTGTCTCTGCGCCTTTACCCATCTCTCGTAGCATTAAAAGCATTTTCTGGCTTTCCTGGCCAACTTTAGTAGTGGACATTCTTACATTGTTAAGTAATTCAGACAGTCCTTCGATCATGAGGTTGTATGCGTCAGCAATAGAGCCGAAGAGGTCTGCTGTCACTGGCGCTTTCTGAGAAAGGTCGCCTTCTGAGGCAGAACTGATAATGTTTAACATATATACAAGGCCTTCCTGGGTCTTTTTTCTTTCCGCTCCTGTCTGGGTCTGAGCCCTCAGCGTTTCTATGCTGTTATTTATAGCCGTGGCAAGTGCTCCAAACTCATCCTTAGATCTAACAGTTGCCGTAACGCTGAAGTCTCCTTTACTGAGAGCCCTCGTAGCCCCTATAAGTTCCACAAGTGGTCTGGTAATTTTTCCGGATACGAGGATTGACAGAGGTATTATTATGGAGAAAATTATTGCCATAGCTATAAGAAAGTCCGTAATCTCTGCGTTTAAGGCATCCAGGAGGGTAAATTCCTTTATTCCCAGACGAATTATTCGACCTTTACCTGCAGGCGCTGCAATGTCCAGTATGAGGTTACCTCTGGGGTCTTCCCATTTATTTGTAGATATTCCTTCTGTTGGCGCCTTCAATGTCTCTAAAACCTTTGGCACATCTTTTGGAAAAGTATGGGCTAAAACACTGCCTTTGTCGTCTTGAATAACGCAGTACGCAAAGTCTTTATCCATTGCCAGTGTTTTCTTCACGATTTCGGTTAGAGGCAGTTCAGCACTGCTTGCAAGGGCGGATGTGAGGTTTGAACTGGTGGTTGAGACAACGATAGTCCCTTTTTTAAGGTTTGTCTCTTGTGTATTTTTCTGTATTTTAAGGAGATGATAAGCAAATACTAAGATGCTTGCTAAGGAGATTACTACAATAAAGATTAATAAAATTTTTGATCTCACACCCAACCCTGTTTTAAGTTCTGCCATAATATCCCCCTTTTTTTTTTTTTTTTTTATATACTATCATTTTATTAATATTCACTTTATAAGGTAGTCTAAATTGAGATTCAAGTCAAGTAATTCGTTAGAATTAAAAGACTTTGACCAGAATAATGCTGAGTTTATAAGCAATCGTGATTTATAGATAAGTTTTTTTTATTTGACCAGCAGGCTACCGCTATATTAGGCTTATATGTTTAATTATTTCTTAAAATATTTTATAATAATATCCCAATAACATCAAGATTGAAAAATGCACAGCGAGCGGTCCCGAAGCGTCGGGACTGTAGGAAGCTTCAAGCTTTTAAATAAATCTAATTAGAAAGGAGCGAAGCGATAAGAAATGGGGACAATTGAGTTTCAAAGCAAGAGTTATGAGGTTGATGAGGATGGTTATCTTCAGAATCTGGATGACTGGAGTCCTGAGTTAGCCAATTTTATTGCAGAAAAAGAAGGAATCCAGATGAGCGAGGCACACTGGGAGGTTGTCAATTTCCTCAGGGACTATTACCAGAAATACCAGATTGCTCCAATGATAAAGATCCTTGTCAAAGAAATAGCTAAGGTTATGGGGCCCGAAAAAGGCAACACAAAATACCTTTATGAGCTTTACCCTGGTGGCCCTGCAAAGCAGGCATGTAAGATAGCCGGACTTCCGAAACCAACAGGTTGCGTGTAAGTTTAGTCCTTAGGGAATAAGCAATATC of Nitrospirota bacterium contains these proteins:
- a CDS encoding TusE/DsrC/DsvC family sulfur relay protein, yielding MGTIEFQSKSYEVDEDGYLQNLDDWSPELANFIAEKEGIQMSEAHWEVVNFLRDYYQKYQIAPMIKILVKEIAKVMGPEKGNTKYLYELYPGGPAKQACKIAGLPKPTGCV
- a CDS encoding HAMP domain-containing protein; translation: MAELKTGLGVRSKILLIFIVVISLASILVFAYHLLKIQKNTQETNLKKGTIVVSTTSSNLTSALASSAELPLTEIVKKTLAMDKDFAYCVIQDDKGSVLAHTFPKDVPKVLETLKAPTEGISTNKWEDPRGNLILDIAAPAGKGRIIRLGIKEFTLLDALNAEITDFLIAMAIIFSIIIPLSILVSGKITRPLVELIGATRALSKGDFSVTATVRSKDEFGALATAINNSIETLRAQTQTGAERKKTQEGLVYMLNIISSASEGDLSQKAPVTADLFGSIADAYNLMIEGLSELLNNVRMSTTKVGQESQKMLLMLREMGKGAETQMAEVKKATGNVDETINSIIDISEKTKTAQDISSETSGAAEKGDKLVTESIDGIQIIRVTVQSINKKMKNLSERLMEIETISKLISDVAFQTNLLALNASIEAARAGEQGKGFVIIAEQIRELADRSASATKQIGEVINAIQLVAGEVTTTLEEETRLVEHGTNIAKDTGDAFEDIKNAINNTSRIISEIYDTATNQKGLSAKVVIAMEEVNRISMQMLKMVKDSSSISESLSATSKGLLDAVGTFKLPGQPEISGKVSF
- a CDS encoding hybrid sensor histidine kinase/response regulator, whose product is MHFDSSRLVDFFLAEAYDHINILEKGILQLEANPRDIAQIEELFRSAHTIKGSAALVKLNGISNAAHRMEDILEGVMGERIPVTPQCIEVLLYILDTIKELIRGVGSGKEEPASLGEKIDYMIKTKIQEVEKPEEERRELGRRKEDKELVEHKSVRVDVSRVEEMMNLVGELTIIKNHLFKNVKKTDKLTDEVFATGVRLLRELTSFSDRYAYSLPESVKYTDTLLSDFQELEFDRYDELNLFSRKLQEITNDINEALRELAATYGDLVASLKNIDKVVGFLKGEVSEVRMIEIGKLFHRFTRPVRDIALESNKKVDFNISGGETKVDKLIFEKLFDPLLHLVRNAIYHGIEPPQERTEAGKKAEGDISLSARREGNNVVIELRDDGRGIDTEKVREVAVERGMFSVDYPQLRRQDLIDIIFTPGFTTTETTNMVSGRGIGLNVVREYISALNGLIEVDTEKGVGTTFRLKVPLSLIIVDVVSFMAGGMEFVVPARLVEEITYTGAHMDINEPDSLNFRGRRIPVKLLTDTLGFKDIATVGNKPVLVVNLAGRLAGMIVDEIVSHEETVIKPLGRFLEGLTIYSGATISGDGKVRVVINPTKLFEEKIPVSEIGAVTTAEKAYQGRRVLIVDDSLSVRKYVSGFLESKDFRVYTATNGIEALKLLGENEIDLIITDLEMPVMHGYELINELRKEEKFQNIPVVVLTSRGSEKHREKALSLGAKDYLVKPFDEDTLIEVVRRNLSASFLT
- a CDS encoding response regulator, translated to MARILIADDSATDLEVIKGALKDTPHELVTAMDGLETEAKVKSEHIDLIILDVVMPKKSGFQICRDLKMDEKYKNIPIIMLTSKTQEGDRFWGLKQGADEYLTKPFEPIDLLLAVKKHLSK
- a CDS encoding chemotaxis protein CheW, yielding MNEQIQQETPEERLPKNYCVFRVDKKEFTLLLSEVKEIVKIPEIFPVPLAPDYVRGIIQLRGRIIPVVDLLQVYEAYDTGEVRSSTVKVVIVVDAGRGLIGFLSEDLPSLVDEMSGEGIDIAEFFDALRVRET
- a CDS encoding response regulator, which gives rise to MTRGSVLVIDDSSTVRKLAEGILTSEGYTVYTAGDGKEGLTIAKEIKPAVILVDFIMPGMNGYQLCKMIRFDPELKNTPLILISAKGEQVGKKFMEAFKINDYFQKPFQPDDLVEKIASVLVEEEEKEEVKKEPVKVEPHIGALPDVRGIENLMDGIMRRYFLNEFPLQLNNILVGSLRKFGLVRDESLVLSGDLSIFQLPDVLQFVGSSKLTGRLTAFSAKCSSEIYFDNGDVVWGIMSKRGWSAIMGEDLVKDRRLSRNDVDRALAVSKRDSIPLGRALVQEGLLSELELMERMKKTVENVVYTSIRIEKGRFFFERMPLPDSLSDITFRIAVSTLILEGVRRLDERRLASQTFKEPDVVFVRLITDAEEIENVTLDKKEMNIFLLINGKRTLTEIIQESGLDEGEVKRILYTLTKVGLVKKK